In Microbulbifer agarilyticus, the DNA window ACACCAGCGCAAACCCCACCAGGGTCATTACGAACTTGCCGGTTTCGGCGCGGTAGAAGCTTCCCACCGCGCGCTGGCTGGCGCGCGCTCCGCGAATCTTGCCGCGGTTTGGCCCTAACAGCTCAAAGGCACGCAAACCAAAATACAGATTGGGCACCACACTCAGGGCGCCGCCAAGCAGGGCGGAAAGGGCGATGACACGTCCCAGCGTGAATTCGAGCGCCACCACAGCCAGCAAAACAACCGCTAGCTGGATCAGCGAAATCTGTACAACTGGGGGATTACGCATAGGCGGGAACAGGCCGGCCAAATTTTCTTTTCCGCCCAAAATTTGGGCGTGCGAATTATGGAGGAACGAGGCTGTCGATTCAACTAGCAAATCTCGTCAGATGGTATGGCTTTCGCGGTCGTTTACCACCTATTCCACTGATAGTAAGCACTTACATACCGAGGGGTTATTTGGCGGCAGAGATGCCAGTGAACGGAGAAGCATGCGCCAAAACATTGCACTATTTTGGCGCATTTTTTACAAAAACGTTGCAATAGTAACGTTTCCAGAGCATTGCGGCGGTAAGAGAATCAGTCTTCGCTATAGCCCAGATGCGCCAAAATGCCGTCCAACTCATCCAGGCTGGTGTACTTGAGCACCAGCTTGCCGGCACCTTTTTCGCCGTGATCGATCGACACCGGAACA includes these proteins:
- a CDS encoding ATP synthase subunit I, yielding MRNPPVVQISLIQLAVVLLAVVALEFTLGRVIALSALLGGALSVVPNLYFGLRAFELLGPNRGKIRGARASQRAVGSFYRAETGKFVMTLVGFALVFISVKTLNPAVLFISYGLCVILQWILVARLHTKG